Below is a genomic region from Sinorhizobium meliloti.
GGGGTCGATGGCGCTCTTGTCGGGAACCTCGCTGCCGAGCGCCTCGATACCGAAGCGCGCGCTCGCGTCGAACTCGAACTTGCCGGCGCCGGCAAAGGTCTCGCCGCGCAGGCCGAGGCTGCCGGTCGCAAGCCGCTGGCGCTGGCTTTCGATTTCGTAGCCTTCGATGAAGCTTGCCGAGCGGCTGAACTTGAGGCCACCATAGGCATGGAGTTTGCTGATGCTGTCGCGCGAGATCAGGCGCTCGAGGGTGAGCGACAGATGCCGGGAGCGGCCGGAGACGGGATAGGTCTGGTTGACGCCGTCGAGAGCGAAGGCATAGCGGCTGGTGCCCGCATCGAGCCCAAGGGACCAATTGCCGTAGGGAATGAGAGTGTTCACCGACAGCGCGTCGGAATAGCGGCTGCCGCGCGGGTCGAACGGCGTGGAACTCAGGCTGAAGCTCAGCTGGTCGTTGATGCCGATCAGGTTGTCGATGCCGACCGTGGCATTGCCCTTGTAGACACCGGTCGACTTGAAGCCGGTATTGTCGGTCGAGAGATTGGCGTGGAACCGCCGCTCATCCTCGGACAGCACCTGGACGAAGGAACCGCCGACGGCTTGGCCCGGAATCAGCTGGAACTTCGCCGAGGCCGACCGTGGCGCGTTGTAGTTGTCGAGGCCCTGCTCGATGTCGCGGAGATTGAGGAGATCGCCCCGCGCGGCGGGGAATGCGGCGGCGAGGCGCCGGTCCGCCTGCCGGCCGTCGCCATAGATATAGCCCTCGATGCGGCCGGGAATGACGGAGATTTCCAACGATCCGTCCGAGACGTCCTGTTCGGGCAGGTAGGCGCGTGTGGTGATGTAGCCTTCCTCCTGGTAGAAGGCGTTGATGCGGCCGAGCGCACGGGCGATATCGGCCGCGGTAGCGCAGGTGCCGACGAGCTGCTCGTGGCCCGCCGGAGGCTTGCCGAATGGTTCGTGGCCGGTAATCCGGATCTCATGGATGGTGAAACAGGGCCCGCCCTCCGCAGGTGCCGAGCCGCTCTCTGCGGCGGGGACTTCGGAAGCGCTCTCCGCGCGGGCGCGCGCCGCATCGCGCCTGGCGCGCTCAGCTTCGGCGCTGGTGCTTGCCTCGTTCTGCAGGGTGTCGCGCAGCGTGTCGATCGATTGCGCAAAGGCTGGTGCGCCGCAAAGGAGCCACAACAGGCTGGCCAAGAGGCGATGGCTTACGGGCCGAATCAACGAGAAGGTCTGTCTCACGGTCACGGCTTGCCTCCGCGCTTTAGCCCCTCGAGCGCTTTCGAAAAGCCGTTAAGGGAGACGGCGAACTCGACCGCCTTGTCTTTCGCAGTCCATATGCGGACCTTGGCTGCTGCGCCGCGGCGAAAAGCGTCGAGGACCGGACCGGCGAGCTTGAAGCCGGCATGGCAGCCGGCATCATCGCAGAGTTCGAACAGCGCCTTGAACGGCCGGCGCTTGTCGACACGGATCTCGATGCCGGGCACGAGGTACACCCTTTGCGGGGCAGTAATGACCGCGAATTCCCCCGACCCGTCCGAAGCGGGCGTGACCGTCAGCAGGAAAGCCGGCGGAGCTCCGTTGCGGGTCTCAGGTGCGGCGTACATCTGGCATGAGGCCGAGGCATCCTCCCGGCACTCGACCTTCCAGGCGGGCGAGCCCGATGCTGCCGCGGCCGACGAGCAGGGAAGCGTTGCGGCAAGGAGCACCAGGGCGATCAGGAACGTTGTAACCGACATGCCCGGCTACTCGCCGGTTTGGTCGATCGGAAGCGCTTTCCAGTCGCGTGCGGTGGCGTGCGCCTTCTTGAGTTCCTCCGGTCTCAACCGCGCGCCAAGCTCGTCGCGCAGGGATGCGGCCTCGACGTGGCCGCGGGCGGCCGCGAGATTCGCATAGGCGTGTGCCATTATCGGATCAGCGTCGACGCCCACACCCTCGGAATAGGCCCTTGCGAGTTCGTAGAGCCCCATCGGATTGCCGGCGGCGGCGGTTCGGCGGAAATACGAGACTGCCCTGTTGCGATCGGCATCGACGCCGTTCCCCTCCCGATGAGCAAGTCCGAGATAGTTGAGAGCGGCGACACTGTGCTGCGCGGCAGCCTTTTGCCAGTAGTCGATGGCCTTCGCCCAATCCTGACCGACAGCCTTGCCTTCCGAATAGATCAGGCCGCAATTGAACTGACCGTTCGGATCGCCCGCCGCGGCCGCGGCGCAGATCAGTTCGGTGGCGCGGGCGTAATCCTGGATGACCAGTTCGCCCTTGAGATACATCAGACCGAGCCGGTTCTCGGCCTTGGCGCTCTTCTTGCTGACTGCAGCGGCATAAAGTTCCGCGGCGCGCCTCATGTCCTTGTCCGTCCCGAGCCCCATTTCGAAGAGTCGCCCGATATAGAAGGCTCCATCGGCGTCACCGGCCTCGTAGGCCTCCTGGAATTCCTTGACCGCTCCGGCGATGTCGCCGCCTTCGAGCGTTTTGATCCCCTCGGCGACGCCCGCCCGGGCGGTAGTTGCCGACACCAGTAAGAGCAGGCTCAACGAAGCGTAAAAGGATGCGGTCATGAGGGCCTCGAGTCGGGTGCAGGAACTGCCTGGGACAATCGTGCGATCCGTCGGTGCCAGCCGAAATGGAACGTCAGTGGCGCGAGCGCGGAATCCCTCCGCGCAGCGCAGTCCGTCTCACGCCATCTCGTCGTACAAGACCGAGCGAATCCAAGGAATCAAAGCGCGAATAGCTGATTATATGCAAATAAGGGTTGCGTTGCGGAAGACGAATTCAGCCAGGCAAAACAAGGACCGGCCGGCCCCGGCGCCGGCCGGTCAAGGCTGGAGGCTCATGCCGAATTGCGCGGCGGGCGCTTGCCGGCAAAAAGGTCCGTATGGCTGCGCAGGAAACGTGTCATCCGGTCTACGACCGTGCGGATGTCGCGCCTGTGGCGGTCCTCGTTGTTCATGACGATCCACTGCCGGTGTCTGAGCGGCTCGATCTCGTCGCCCACCCGCTCGAGCAGAGGATCGAGATCGCCGACGAAACAGGGCAGCACCGCCCGTCCCGCGCCGGCTCGCGCGAGATCCAGCAAGGACCGAGGCCGTGTGACGGTTGCAACGATCCGGCCCGGCGCATGCTCGTGCGGCCATCTCAGATAGGCCGATATAGCATCCTCTTCGGCGACTGCGACCCAGCGCTCCACTCCGCCCGGGGCGTTCTTCTGCCGGTAGGCGGCATAGGCGACTTCGCCCACCGGCCGCGCCGCAAGATAGGTTTCCTCCGGCTCGAAGGCACGGATGCCGATATCGCTTTCGCGGTAGGCGAGATTCGCCCGCGCCTCGCCGATCGTCAGCGAAATGTTGAAAGCGTCCCGTTCCGTGCAGATGGCGGGAAAATTCTCGGCGATAAGCCAGGAGACCCATGTGCCGGCCGCGATGCGGACGACGGTCGCCCCCTCGCCCTCCTTCTGCCAGCTTTCGACCTTGCGGGCCGCCGCCTCCATTTCCTGCAACTGTTCGAAGAGAAAGCGGCCGTCTCCCGTCAGCGTGTAGCCGGTCTGGCTGCGGATGAAGAGCGAGCGGCCGGTGCGCTCCTCGAGTTCCAGCATCCGGCGGCCGACGGTCGCGGGGCTGAATCCCGTCGCCTGCGCCGCCCCGGTCAACCCGCCGGTACGCGCCACGGTCACGAAGCAGCGGTAGATGTCCCAATCCGTGTTTTTCATAGCTGAAAAACATATGGGGAAATCGGCTGTATGTAAAACAATTCCGGATGCATAAAAAAGGGGATGCCCAAGAATGAAGGAGCATCACCATGGATATGATGGCAATGGCACTGCTGTTCGATATGGCCTCGAGGAACCGTCCCTGGGACGAGAGGTTCGAGCCCCGGCCGCCGAGCCGCCGGCGGCGCTTCGCGAAACGCCTGCTTTCGGCAGTGTTCCGCAAGCGGCAACCGGCGGAGACAAGTGAAGGTTGCGCCGGCAGCTTTGCTGTTTCCTGCGCAGGCGGCGTCAAATGAAAGCGCCGCGCATCCGGGATGCGCGGCGCCACTAGCAGCGTTTTGAATCCGATTAGGCCGCCCGGTAGCTGTGGTCGGCTGCGGCCACCGGCTCGAGCCGGAACTGCTCGACCAGCATCATCAGCGTATCCGCCTGATTGGCGAGCGCCCGGCTGGTGCCGGTCGCCTCCTCCACCATGGAGGCGTTCTGCTGCGTCATCTGGTCCATCTGGTTGACGGAACCGTTGACCTCGTTCAGGGCTGCGGCCTGATCGCGGCTGGCCGTGGCGATCATCTCGACATGCTGGCTGACCGTGACGATCTCGGCGCTGATCGAGGCGAGCACCGCGCCCGTTTCCTTGACGAGACGCGAGCCGGAACTCACCTCTTGGGTCGATTTGTCGATCAGCCCCTTGATCTCTCGCGCCGCCTCGGCCGAGCGCTGCGCCAGTTCGCGCACTTCCTGAGCCACGACGGCAAAGCCCTTGCCCGCCTCGCCGGCACGCGCCGCTTCGATACCGGCATTGAGCGCCAGGAGGTTGGTCTGGAAGGCGATATCGTCGATCACTTCGATGATCTGCTCGATCTGGCGGGAGGCGGCCTCGATGCGTCCCATGGCGGCGACGGCGTTGGTGACGACCGTCGCCGAACTGTCGGCGCTCCGCTTGGTATGAGACACGGCCTGGTTCGCCTCGTGCGCCCGCTCCGCCGAGGAGCGCACCGTCACGGTGATCTGGTCGACGGCCGCCGCCGTCTCCTCGAGCGAAGCGGCCTGAGCCTCTGTCCGCTTCGACAGCGCGTCGGCGGACCGATGCATGTCGGCGCCACCCTGCTGGATAGCCTGGGCGTTGGCGCGAATCTGCGCCAGCGTATCCTGAAGGCGGAAGAGCGATCCGTTGAAATCCAGCCGCAACTGTTCGAGACGGCCGGCGAAGGGCACTTCGATCTGTCGCGACAGGTCGCCCTGTGCCAGGCGTCCGAGACCGGCTGCGAGTTCGCTCACGGCAAGATCGATCTGTCTGTCGAGCTCGCGCTTCTCCGCATCGTTGCGGCTGCGCTCGGCTTCGGCGCGGGCACGCTCTTCGGCGCTTTCCGCCTCGATGCGCACCTTGGAGAGCGCATTTTCCTTGAAGACGCCGAGGGCACGCGCCATGTCGCCGATCTCGTCGCGGCGCATGCCGCCGTCGATCGAGGTATCGAGCGCGCCGTCCGCCAGCCGCCGCATGGCAGCCGTGATCTGGCCGATCGGCTTTTTCAGCGTGAGCGTGAGCGCGATGCCGGCCAGGAGCGCGATCACGACGCCGGTGATCGTCGCCGCAACGGAGATCTGATTGGCTTCCGCACGCTCGCTGCCGGCGGCGACCTTCTGCTGCTCGGCAAACCCGGTGAGGTCGCTCCAGATCTCGTTGATCGCGGCGCCCGCGGCCTCGAATTCGACAGTGCGCTTATCCGTGATCTCGACCAGCGCAAGGCCATCCTTCTTCATCCCGTCGATGATCGGCAGAAGTGCGCCGGCGGCCTGGTCGAAGAAGCTCATGCCGCTCGCGATGCCGCGCAGAGTTGTGAGGTTGGACTGGACTGCAAGGAACCTGTCGAGGAGCTTCTTGCGGCTTTCCTCGCTCGTCGTTCCGAGAAATGCCGCGGCGGCGATCTGAATGTCGGTAAGCGATGTGGAGAGCCTGCGTGTCGCGGTCAGTACCGACTCCGTCCCGGCGATCTTGCCGTCGAGCTCGCTGAATATCTGCGTCGCCTCGCGCATCTTGCCGACCGAAGCTGCCTCCAGCCGGAAGCTCGCGGTGCGGAAGCGGTCGACATATTTGGAAAGGCCGGCGAGCGTTTCGGGGCCGGGCGGCGTCTTGATAAGGGCGCCGATCGCCCCGGAAGCAGAATTGACGGTTTCGGCAAGGGATTTCTCGCCCTTCGGCAAAAGCACGAAGATATCCCGTTGCGTGCGGCCTATGGCCGGGAAGTGACCCTCTGCGACCTTCAGCTTCTCCTCGACCGTTATCGCCCCGCTCACCTCGGTCGCGAATTCGGCGTAGAAGCGGCTGGCACGCATGAGTTTTTCGGCGTTGCGCAGCATCGTCTTCGCCGCATTCTCGTCCTTGCGCACCGCGTATTGCAGCCGGTTCGCCTCTTCGTTGATCTTCGCCTGTTCGGCCGCCAGACGCTCCAGATCGGCCCTCGTCTCGGCCCGGAGCTTCTGCTCGCCCTCATGCAATGTCCAGAGCCCGTCGATGCGCGTCTCGATGTCGCTGGTCGCGGCAATGGCGGCAGCCAGCTCGTCCTCGCCGTTTCCGCCCGCAACCTGCGCCGCGGTTTCGGCCAGAACTTCCTTCTGCGTGACGATTGCGTCCTTGAGCATCCGCCGACTTTCGTCGGTCGTCTGCTGCAGGAAGTTGTTCATCTGGGCATAGACGTCCTTGAAGCCGCTCAGCGTCTTGAGGACGCTGTTCGAAATCTCCATGCGGCCCTGCAGCAGTCCAGAGGCATAAAGTCCGGTTATGCCGACGGCCGAGATGCTGACGACGAAGGGCAGGATGAAGAACAGAACCTTCGTCTGAATCTTGAAGCGGGCAAGTATCCTGTCGATGAACATGGAAAACACCTTGGCTACAGCGCGCGTTCGCCTCCCCGATGGCTCGAAGCGCTCCGGGGCGCGTCAGGTGAACGCACCAAAGGCGCTCGGGCGCCACCCGATGCGCAAACAGGCTGATGTTTTTCGGAAAAGTCATGCGGCGCACGCCGCCAGCCCGCCAGCAGTCATTGCGGGACCGCGCAGCCGGCTTGGCGGCGAGGACCTGGCGGTGCTCATTTGCTCGCCATAATCATTTCAAACGATTAAGAATTCCATAAGCGGAATTTGCCCCGTTGGGGGCGAAATACCGGTGCTCCGGCACATCGACGTGGCGCGTCGGAAGCGACGCCTCAAAGCCAGGAAAAGAGAGCAACGGCCGTGACGGCAAACAGAGCGAGCGTCGCAAGGTAAGCCGTCAATTCGTTCTGCCCGCGGCTTTTCTCTGCGCGGGCGATGGCTATTGCACGGGGACGGCGGCGTTGCTGGTTCATGGCCTCTTGTCCTTGTCGCTGCAGCACCGAGCGTCTTGGGCGCGCAAGGTCGCTGCAGCACTTCGAGTTGCCGGCAAAGACCGGTCTGTCTTTGCCGTTACCATCATGGTGCATCCATCCTGCGGCTGAAGAAAGTCCCCGAAATGGAAACAATGCGGTTTCCGTTTGTTGACTTCCGCTGCCCTTCGCGGCTGTCGCGCCATGATAAACAGGTTCAGTAATTTCCCTTATATTTCCCTTAAGAATGGCCGAAGAAGCAAATCACCAATTTTGCCGCACGGTTACACGTCTTGACCGGCGACGAAGCCCGACGCCCAGGCCCATTGGAAATTGTAGCCTCCAAGCCAGCCGGTCACGTCGACACACTCGCCGACGAAGTAGAGGCCGGGGACTTCTTTTGCCTGCATGGTCCGGGAGTCGAGCGCACGCGTATCGACGCCGCCGAGCGTGACCTCGGCCGTCCGGTAGCCTTCCGATCCCGCCGGCTTCACCGCCCAGGCCTGGATGGAGCTGGCAAGCGCGTCGATCGCCTTGTCGGAAAGGTCGGCAAGCATGCGCCCCGTCAGCTTCGCTTCGTCGGCGAAGAACTGCGCGAGCCGGCGCGGCAGGATGTCGGCAAGTGCCGTCTGGACTGCCTGGCGGCCGTTCGCCCGGCGCATTCCCTTGAGGATCGAGGCGATATCGATGTCCGGCATCAGCCGGAGGACGATCTCCTCACCCTCACGCCAATAGGATGAAATCTGCAGGATAGCCGGTCCGCTCAAGCCTCGATGGGTGATGAGGACAGCCTCGCGGAAGGCGGCCTTCCCGAACCGCGCCTCGGCATCGGCCGCGACGCCGGCAAGCGCGCCGAGCTTTGCGAGCTGCGCCTGGTCGAGTGTCAGGGGAACCAGTGCCGGCCGGGTTTCGACAACAGGCAGGCCGAACTGCTCCGCGATGCGATAGGCAAGACCCGTCGCTCCCATTTTCGGGATGGACTTGCCGCCGCTTGCCACGACCAGCGAGGCGGCGTCGACCGTGCCGGCGCTCGTCGTCACACGGAACCCGGAGGCGGTCCTCTCAACCTCCCCGATGCTGGTTTCGAGCCTCAGTTGCACTCCCGCCGCCATCATCTCCGCCATCAGCATGCGGATGATGTCCTTGGCCGAATGATCGCAGAAGAGCTGGCCGAGCGTTTTCTCGTGCCAGTCGATGCCATGGCGCTCGACCAAAGCGACGAAGTCCTGCGGCCGGTATCGGGCAAGAGCCGACTTGCAGAAATGCGGGTTGCCGGACAGGAAGTTCCTGGGGGACGCATGGATATTGGTGAAATTGCAGCGGCCGCCGCCGGAGATGCGGATCTTCTCGCCGGGCGCCCTGGCGTGGTCGATGACGACCACCCGGCGCCCGCGCTTGCCCGCCTCGATGGCGCACATCATGCCGGCGGCGCCCGCCCCGATGATCACCACGTCCTGCATTTGCGCCACGGAAGCTCCCTTCTGTTTCCGTATCCTCCTTTCCGGTGAGCAGGGCGAAAGTCAATCGCGGGCATCTAGCTAATTGCCGAACTGCGGCTATGATTGCGCTATCCGAAGCCAAACCCGGTGATTTATGTCTTCCAAGAGAAGTGTTGCCCAAGAGACAGCAAAGGTCAGCAAGAGTTCGAAGATACCCCTCGCCCTGCATGCCGCCCGTGGCGTGAAGACCTGGACCGAAGCGGTCGACTGGCTCAAGATCCGCGGCATCGAAGATATCGAGTGCATCACGCCCGACCTTGCGGGCGTTGCGCGCGGCAAGATGATGCCGACGTCCAAGTTCACGTCCAATACCTCCCTTGCCTTGCCCTCGGCGATCTACCGGCACACGATTTCCGGCGAATATCCGGAAGAGACCGGGCAATTCCGCTATGATTCCCGCGACAGCGACATCAAGCTCGTTCCGGACCTGTCCACCCTTTCCATCGTTCCATGGGAAAGCGACCCGACGGCGCAGGTCATCTGCGACATCGTCGGCTCGCAGGGCGAGCAGATCAGCTACACCCCGCGCAATGTGCTGAAGCGCGTCATCGAGCTCTACCGGCAGAAGGGCTGGAAACCGGTGGTCGCACCGGAGATCGAATTCTATCTCGTCGCCCAGAACGACGACCCGGACTATCCGCTGCGGCCGCCGAAGGGCCGGTCCGGCCGCTCGATCCTCGGCGGCCAGGGCTATTCGATCGCCGGCATCAACGAGTTCGACGAGCTCATCGACGACATCTACCATTTTTCCGAAAAACAAGGCCTCGAGATCGATACGCTGATTCACGAAGAGGGGCCGGCCCAGCTCGAGATCAACCTCAGGCACGGCGATCCGATCGAGCTTGCCGACCAGGTCTTCCTGTTCAAGCGGACCATCCGCGAAGCGGCGCTGAAGCACGGAATCTATGCGACGTTCATGGCCAAGCCCATGCAGGGCCAGCCCGGCTCCGCCATGCATATCCACCAATCGGTGATCGACATCGAGACCGGCCGCAACATCTTCTCCAATCCCGACGGCTCGCCATCTCAGGCGTTCTTTTCCTTCATAGGCGGCATGCAGCTTTACGTGCCGCGGACGTTGTCGATGATGGCGCCCTATGTGAACTCCTATCGGCGCCTCACGCCGGACATGTCGGCCCCGGTCAACACCGCCTGGGGCTATGACAACCGGACCACGGCGTTCCGTATCCCCGTCTCCGATCCGGTCGCCCGGCGCATCGAGAACCGCCTGCCGAGCTCCGATGCGAACCCCTACCTGGCGCTCGCGGCTTCGCTCGGCTGCGGCTATCTCGGCATCATCGAGGGCCTGCAGGCGACACCGCCCACGGAACACACCGCCAATGAGGGCGAAATCGAACTGCCGCGAGGGCTGCTCGAGGCGGTTTCGCTGCTCGAATCGGCTCCCGCGCTGGCGGAGGTCTTCAGCGCCGAGTTCATCGCCATCTATGCCGGCGTGAAGCGCGGCGAGTTCGAAACCTTCATGCAGGTCATCAGCCCGTGGGAACGCGAGTTCCTGCTCCTGAATGTCTGATCCGGAATAGGTTCCATGACCTGGCAAAGCCCGATCTCGCCCGGATATTCCTGGTACGAGGCGACGATTCCCGAGCGGCCCGTCTTCCCGGTCATGCCGGGCTCCCGCAAGGCCGACGTCGCCATTATCGGCGGCGGCTACACCGGCCTGCAGGCCGCCTGCAATCTCGCCCGGAGCGGGACGGACGTCACGCTGATCGACGCCTGCCGCTTCGGCGACGGCGCCTCGGGCCGAAATGGCGGGCAGTTCGGCACCGGGCAACGTGTCTGGGCCGACGAAACGGAGGAGGTGCTCGGCCGCGAATGGGCGCAACGGCTCTTCGATATGGCCGAGAACGCCAAGCGCTATGTCCTGGGATTTGCCGAAGAGCACGCGATCGACATCGAATTCATGCCGGGCCAGCTCTCGGTCGGCCACAAGGCAAGCCTCGAAAGGGACTATCGCAACCACGTCGAGGCGATGACCGGGCGGTACGGCTATCCGCACCTTTCCTTCATGGATCGCGAGGAGACCGTGAGCCGGCTCGGCTCCAGCCATTACCACTTCGGTATCCGCGACACCGGGACCGGCCACATCCACCCGATGAAGCTGGTTGTGGGGCTCGCCAGACAGGCGGCGCTCGCCGGCGCCAATCTCTACGAAGGGACGAAGGCGCTCAAGATCGAGAAGAAGGGCGGCGCGGTCGTCATCGAGACGACAAGCGGCACGATCACGGCCGACCGGGCGCTGATCGCCTGCAATGGCTATATCGGCAATCTCGAGCCGGTGACCGCGAGCCACGTCATGCCGATCCGCTCCTTCATCGGCGCGACGACGGTGCTGCACGGCCATCCCGAGATTCTGCCCGGCGGCGAATCGGTCGACGATTCGCGCTTCGTCGTTCGCTATTTCCGAAAATCGAAAGACGGGCGGCTGCTCTTCGGCGGGCGCGAAGCCTACACTGCCGACAATCCGCGCGACATTTCGGCGCACATACGCCGGCAGATCTGCGAAATCTACCCGGATCTCGCCGATGTCGAGATCACCCATGCCTGGGGCGGCTCGGTCGGCATCACCATGCCGCGCCAACCCTTCTGCCGCGAGGTCATGCCGGGCGTCACCACGATCGGCGGTTATTCCGGCCATGGCGTCATGCTCGCCAATTATTGCGGCAAGCTCTATGCCGAGCTCGCGCTCGGCAAGTCAACCGAGCTCGATCTGCTGAAGCAGCTCAAGATACCCGCCTTCCCCGGCGGGACGCGGTTCCGCTCGGCACTCCTGTTCCTGGCGCTCAGCTGGTACGCACTGCGCGACCGTTTCTAAAGGGAAGGCCGTCCCTGATTTCCGACGGTGGCGCAAAGTCCTTGAAATCCCGCATATTTCTGTTCCCCGGACGGCGGTGATATAAGGATCGGTGCGTCGGCAGCCGTGCGGCCGCCCATTTTGTTGCGGTGCACCCTAGCCATTTTAAATCGATTAGATTATACCAGCCCAGACCTCAACGAGATCGAGACATCCCATGAGCAGCCAGATCATTCCCGTCGAACCGTTTGACTATGTGGTGTTCGGGGGCACCGGCGATCTTGCGGAGCGCAAGCTGCTGCCGGCACTTTATCACCGTCAGATGGAAGGTCAGTTCACGGAACCGACGCGGATCATCGGCGCATCGCGCGCGAGCCTTTCCCATGACGAATACCGCAGGTTCGCGAGCGACGCCCTGAAAGAACACCTGAAGTCCGGGGAGTTCAACGAGGCGGAAGTCGAGAAATTCACCTCGCGTCTCTATTACGTCTCCGTCGACGCCAAGTCCGAGCAGGGCTGGGACGATCTGAAGAAGCTCCTGGAAGAGGGCAAGGATCGTACCCGTGCCTTCTATCTCGCCGTCGGGCCGGCGATTTTCAGCGACATTTCCGAAAAGATCCGCGATCACAAGCTTATCACGAGGAACACCCGCATCGTCGTCGAGAAGCCGATCGGCCGCGACCTCGCTTCCGCGACGGAGCTCAACGACACGATCGGCAAGGTCTTCCGCGAAGAGCAGATTTTCCGCATCGACCACTATCTCGGCAAGGAAACGGTGCAGAATCTGATGGCACTGCGCTTCGCCAACGCACTTTACGAGCCATTGTGGAATTCCGCCCACATCGACCACGTGCAGATCACCGTTTCCGAAGCCGTCGGGCTCGAGAATCGCGCAGGCTACTACGACAAGGCGGGCGCGCTGCGCGACATGGTGCAGAACCATATCCTCCAGCTTCTCTGTTTCGTCGCAATGGAGGCGCCGACGTCGATGGACGCGGAGGCCGTGCGCGACGAGAAGCTCAAGGTGCTTCGCGCGCTGAAGCCGATCACCGCCTCCAATGTCGAGCAGGTGACGGTCCGGGGCCAATACCGCGCCGGCGCATCGTCCGGAGGCCCGGTCAAGGGCTATCTCGAAGAGCTCGAAGGAGGCGTTTCCAACACGGAAACCTTCGTCGCGATCAAGGCCGAGATCAGCAATTGGCGCTGGGCAGGCGTGCCCTTCTATCTGCGTACCGGAAAGCGCATGGCGGGCCGCATGTCGGAGATCGTCATCACCTTCAAGCAGATCCCGCACTCGATCTTCGATCAGAGTGCCGGCCGGATTTCGGCCAACCAGCTGATGATCCGCCTGCAGCCGAATGAAGGCGTCAAGCAGTCGCTGATGATCAAGGATCCCGGACCGGGCGGCATGCGGCTGAGGAACGTGCCCCTCGACATGAGCTTCGCCGAGGCCTTCGCGGTCCGCAATGCCGATGCCTATGAACGCCTGTTGCTGGACGTCATCCGCAACAACCAGACCCTGTTCGTGCGCCGCGACGAAGTGGAAGCGGCCTGGCAATGGATCGACCCGATCCTCAAGGCCTGGGAAGCAACCGGACAGCAGGTGCAAGGATATACCGCCGGAACCTGGGGCCCGAGCCAGTCGATCGCGCTGATCGAGCGCGACGGCCGCACTTGGAACGATGCGATCTAGGGCCGATCATGAGCGCGAACATGCACATATTCGAAAATCCGTCCGCACTGGCCGAGGCCCTCGCGGATGACGTCGGTGCAAGGCTCGCCGCCGCGATCGCTGCGAGAGGCACGGCAAGCCTCGCGGTATCGGGCGGCTCGACCCCGAAGGCCTTTTTCCGGTCGCTGTCGCGTCGCGAGCTCGATTGGTCGAAAGTGACGGTCACCCTCGTCGACGAGCGCTTCGTGCCGCCGGAAAACGACCGCTCCAACCATCGTCTGGTTGCCGACAACCTGCTCAAGGACGGAGCTGCTGAGGCGCGTTTCGTTCCGCTCTATCAGGCGGCCGAGACTGCGGAAGCGGCCGCGGCGATCGCGAGCGGGAGGACGGCAAGCCTCGGCGCCCCCCTCGATGTCGTGGTGCTCGGCATGGGAACGGACGGCCATACGGCCTCGTTCTTCCCCGGGGGGACGCGCCTTGAAGAGGCGCTCGACCCCACGACGCCACGCGGCGTGATCACCATGGAAGCGGAAGGCGCCGGCGAACCCCGCCTCACCTTCACCTTCTCCAGCCTGCAGGATGCCGGCTATCTGGTGCTGCATATCGAAGGCAGCGGCAAGAAAGAGGTGCTTGCTCAGGCCGAAGCGTCCGGCGACGAGGCGGAGATGCCCATCCGGGCCATGCTTCGGCGGGCCGCATCGCCGCTGCAGATATACTGGGCGCCCTGAGGCGACCCGGAAAGC
It encodes:
- a CDS encoding methyl-accepting chemotaxis protein, which translates into the protein MFIDRILARFKIQTKVLFFILPFVVSISAVGITGLYASGLLQGRMEISNSVLKTLSGFKDVYAQMNNFLQQTTDESRRMLKDAIVTQKEVLAETAAQVAGGNGEDELAAAIAATSDIETRIDGLWTLHEGEQKLRAETRADLERLAAEQAKINEEANRLQYAVRKDENAAKTMLRNAEKLMRASRFYAEFATEVSGAITVEEKLKVAEGHFPAIGRTQRDIFVLLPKGEKSLAETVNSASGAIGALIKTPPGPETLAGLSKYVDRFRTASFRLEAASVGKMREATQIFSELDGKIAGTESVLTATRRLSTSLTDIQIAAAAFLGTTSEESRKKLLDRFLAVQSNLTTLRGIASGMSFFDQAAGALLPIIDGMKKDGLALVEITDKRTVEFEAAGAAINEIWSDLTGFAEQQKVAAGSERAEANQISVAATITGVVIALLAGIALTLTLKKPIGQITAAMRRLADGALDTSIDGGMRRDEIGDMARALGVFKENALSKVRIEAESAEERARAEAERSRNDAEKRELDRQIDLAVSELAAGLGRLAQGDLSRQIEVPFAGRLEQLRLDFNGSLFRLQDTLAQIRANAQAIQQGGADMHRSADALSKRTEAQAASLEETAAAVDQITVTVRSSAERAHEANQAVSHTKRSADSSATVVTNAVAAMGRIEAASRQIEQIIEVIDDIAFQTNLLALNAGIEAARAGEAGKGFAVVAQEVRELAQRSAEAAREIKGLIDKSTQEVSSGSRLVKETGAVLASISAEIVTVSQHVEMIATASRDQAAALNEVNGSVNQMDQMTQQNASMVEEATGTSRALANQADTLMMLVEQFRLEPVAAADHSYRAA
- a CDS encoding tetratricopeptide repeat protein, with the translated sequence MTASFYASLSLLLLVSATTARAGVAEGIKTLEGGDIAGAVKEFQEAYEAGDADGAFYIGRLFEMGLGTDKDMRRAAELYAAAVSKKSAKAENRLGLMYLKGELVIQDYARATELICAAAAAGDPNGQFNCGLIYSEGKAVGQDWAKAIDYWQKAAAQHSVAALNYLGLAHREGNGVDADRNRAVSYFRRTAAAGNPMGLYELARAYSEGVGVDADPIMAHAYANLAAARGHVEAASLRDELGARLRPEELKKAHATARDWKALPIDQTGE
- a CDS encoding LysR family transcriptional regulator — protein: MKNTDWDIYRCFVTVARTGGLTGAAQATGFSPATVGRRMLELEERTGRSLFIRSQTGYTLTGDGRFLFEQLQEMEAAARKVESWQKEGEGATVVRIAAGTWVSWLIAENFPAICTERDAFNISLTIGEARANLAYRESDIGIRAFEPEETYLAARPVGEVAYAAYRQKNAPGGVERWVAVAEEDAISAYLRWPHEHAPGRIVATVTRPRSLLDLARAGAGRAVLPCFVGDLDPLLERVGDEIEPLRHRQWIVMNNEDRHRRDIRTVVDRMTRFLRSHTDLFAGKRPPRNSA
- a CDS encoding NAD(P)/FAD-dependent oxidoreductase, producing the protein MAQMQDVVIIGAGAAGMMCAIEAGKRGRRVVVIDHARAPGEKIRISGGGRCNFTNIHASPRNFLSGNPHFCKSALARYRPQDFVALVERHGIDWHEKTLGQLFCDHSAKDIIRMLMAEMMAAGVQLRLETSIGEVERTASGFRVTTSAGTVDAASLVVASGGKSIPKMGATGLAYRIAEQFGLPVVETRPALVPLTLDQAQLAKLGALAGVAADAEARFGKAAFREAVLITHRGLSGPAILQISSYWREGEEIVLRLMPDIDIASILKGMRRANGRQAVQTALADILPRRLAQFFADEAKLTGRMLADLSDKAIDALASSIQAWAVKPAGSEGYRTAEVTLGGVDTRALDSRTMQAKEVPGLYFVGECVDVTGWLGGYNFQWAWASGFVAGQDV
- a CDS encoding invasion associated locus B family protein, coding for MSVTTFLIALVLLAATLPCSSAAAASGSPAWKVECREDASASCQMYAAPETRNGAPPAFLLTVTPASDGSGEFAVITAPQRVYLVPGIEIRVDKRRPFKALFELCDDAGCHAGFKLAGPVLDAFRRGAAAKVRIWTAKDKAVEFAVSLNGFSKALEGLKRGGKP